The following are encoded together in the Natronolimnobius sp. AArcel1 genome:
- the folP gene encoding dihydropteroate synthase: protein MNTVDAAGLQIGDDHPPRIMGVLNVSEESPYNPSVYDDPADAAAYVDSELIDEGADIVDIGLESANKRFEVLSAEEELERLHVALETIDHVSGEAIFSIETRYSEVADEALAQGFDMVNDICGFADPEMPIVCEEHDVAVAKMASPPDLERPGAVEETDWAARKSSEWAAEADYVDQVYEALKQNGMTEKTIIDPAFGGWSEAQTIADDQATFRRLTEFRALERPMLVSINRKNFLGSIADRETDERLPVSLAATSMAVERGAHIIRTHDVAETRDAALIGDAFTDRSPVTTDSFSLARLEVDSPRTLRRQLEARGVDATEHADIQTQLFEIEGFSSETRQALVTAGNDAGAIATHGSGNIVLLGGTATSISGALGRLEHYSDGIQRLRTEIEALL from the coding sequence ATGAACACCGTCGATGCGGCGGGACTGCAAATCGGTGACGATCATCCACCGCGGATCATGGGTGTGTTGAACGTCAGCGAGGAGTCGCCGTACAATCCCAGCGTGTACGACGATCCGGCCGACGCTGCCGCGTACGTCGATTCGGAACTGATTGACGAGGGCGCAGATATTGTCGATATCGGCCTCGAGTCGGCGAACAAACGCTTCGAGGTGCTCTCAGCCGAGGAGGAACTCGAGCGCCTACACGTTGCGCTCGAGACGATCGATCACGTCTCAGGCGAGGCCATCTTTTCGATTGAAACGCGCTACAGTGAGGTCGCAGACGAAGCACTCGCCCAGGGGTTCGATATGGTCAATGATATCTGTGGATTTGCTGATCCGGAGATGCCGATCGTTTGTGAGGAACACGACGTCGCTGTCGCAAAGATGGCCAGTCCGCCGGATCTCGAGCGACCGGGTGCTGTCGAGGAAACCGACTGGGCCGCACGCAAATCGTCGGAGTGGGCGGCCGAGGCTGACTACGTCGACCAGGTGTACGAAGCGCTGAAACAGAACGGTATGACCGAGAAGACGATCATCGATCCGGCCTTTGGCGGCTGGAGCGAGGCACAAACAATTGCGGACGATCAGGCGACGTTCCGCCGATTGACCGAGTTTCGCGCCCTCGAGCGCCCGATGCTGGTCTCGATCAACCGGAAGAACTTCCTCGGCTCGATTGCGGATCGCGAGACTGACGAGCGCTTGCCGGTCAGTCTGGCGGCGACATCGATGGCTGTCGAGCGGGGTGCCCACATCATCCGTACACACGATGTTGCCGAAACGCGCGATGCCGCACTGATCGGCGATGCGTTCACCGATCGATCACCCGTTACAACTGACTCGTTCTCACTCGCGCGCCTCGAGGTGGACTCACCGCGAACGCTTCGCCGCCAACTGGAAGCTCGAGGCGTCGACGCGACAGAACATGCCGATATTCAGACACAGTTGTTCGAAATCGAGGGCTTCTCGAGCGAAACGCGCCAGGCGCTCGTCACAGCCGGTAACGATGCGGGTGCGATTGCCACGCACGGATCCGGTAACATCGTATTACTGGGTGGAACGGCAACTTCGATATCTGGCGCTCTGGGGCGTCTCGAGCACTATAGCGACGGTATACAAAGATTACGCACAGAAATTGAAGCATTACTGTAG
- a CDS encoding class I adenylate-forming enzyme family protein, which yields MSKLIESLQSTVLAHQSETAIVGEESRTFSQLWSRTDAFAGGLRNRDLGAGERIGIRVADPRAFLVAFYGSLRNGCVPVTMPLEYDERAVATALEMADATAVVTDLERLPSILVGADSVRLGVRVGGGTGMGVSLESFLDNSGMNSTGTRSGIDMIRRGDEEVGLIAYLGEYDGEPLAITYSQSALAAAGRTGGGALELGQSDTATAVSPADGARAGQLGVLQLANPLELLFGATATLVQGDRYRPLETWDPETVRSLRYTTALKRVFLTPTHYDELRGLEGGTAAETRELPDETSAPFDEGDMAGVAILESAGESASIKDGVSLVGTPETGLTHVRLPADRAAGRLGEPLPGVQATVRQDGDAGDTARAVDADGDAASAGEVAVTGPTTMQGYLERPAMTEQMVTTTEETRWILMGMQATTTDGTIVLEGEISTPLPSMG from the coding sequence ATGTCGAAACTCATCGAGTCGCTCCAATCGACGGTACTGGCACACCAGTCCGAAACGGCGATTGTGGGCGAGGAGTCGCGTACGTTTTCGCAACTCTGGTCGCGGACTGATGCGTTCGCGGGCGGGCTTCGGAATCGGGATCTTGGCGCTGGCGAGCGCATCGGAATTCGCGTTGCTGACCCACGTGCCTTTCTCGTTGCGTTCTATGGGTCGCTGAGAAATGGGTGTGTTCCGGTGACGATGCCACTCGAGTATGACGAACGAGCGGTTGCCACTGCGCTCGAGATGGCGGATGCAACGGCGGTCGTGACGGACCTTGAGCGGCTGCCATCAATTCTGGTTGGTGCTGATTCGGTTCGACTTGGTGTGCGCGTCGGTGGTGGAACCGGGATGGGTGTGAGCCTCGAGTCGTTTCTTGACAACAGCGGGATGAACAGCACGGGAACGCGGTCGGGAATCGACATGATCCGCCGCGGAGACGAGGAAGTGGGACTGATCGCATATCTTGGCGAGTACGACGGGGAGCCGCTTGCAATCACGTACTCGCAGTCAGCGCTTGCGGCTGCTGGCCGGACTGGGGGTGGTGCGCTCGAGTTAGGTCAGTCTGACACGGCCACGGCTGTCTCGCCCGCGGATGGAGCGCGTGCAGGCCAACTGGGAGTTCTCCAGCTCGCGAACCCACTCGAGTTGCTGTTTGGGGCGACTGCGACGCTCGTCCAAGGCGACCGGTATCGACCGCTCGAGACGTGGGACCCCGAGACAGTTCGGTCGCTACGCTATACGACGGCGTTAAAGCGGGTGTTCCTGACGCCAACCCACTATGATGAGCTTCGAGGTCTTGAGGGAGGAACAGCAGCCGAGACGAGAGAACTACCGGACGAGACGAGCGCCCCGTTCGACGAAGGAGATATGGCTGGCGTCGCCATCCTCGAGTCTGCGGGTGAGTCGGCGTCGATAAAAGATGGCGTGTCACTCGTCGGGACGCCGGAGACGGGGCTGACGCATGTTCGCTTGCCGGCTGATCGTGCTGCGGGCCGACTCGGCGAGCCACTGCCTGGCGTGCAGGCGACCGTTCGCCAAGACGGTGATGCGGGTGACACTGCGCGAGCGGTCGACGCCGATGGTGACGCGGCGAGCGCTGGAGAAGTTGCCGTGACGGGGCCAACGACGATGCAGGGCTATCTCGAGCGACCGGCGATGACCGAACAAATGGTCACCACGACTGAGGAGACACGCTGGATACTAATGGGAATGCAGGCGACGACCACAGATGGGACGATCGTTCTCGAGGGCGAGATATCCACACCGCTGCCATCGATGGGGTGA
- a CDS encoding Cdc6/Cdc18 family protein, with product MSANDDRDPLFRYDDPVFADERLLEITHLPGPDRIVGRDEQMQRVADALNPAIFGSEPNHLFIFGKTGTGKSLISRSVTKRVISEAGRDGVTVKYAFIDCGEQNTEASIIKTIAQLVNEPDQSGINVPDRGLGTGDYYKRLWQAIDRCTDVTIVILDEIDMLEDDEVLRKLSRAGENRRISDSSIGIIGISNKIDFPDHLSERVKSSLSRDELVFSPYDANQLVEILEKRRDAFHDGVLSDDVIPLTAALAAQEHGDARKAIDILRNAGRIAKKQTDTHVTAEHVRDAKEKTEADRFNELIEGSPQQAKAILYSLTLLTENSSQKEFPTKIIYNQYKQIAKQLDFDVLSERRVQEILQEQNFLNVIQSEREGRGRGRGAHAKHRLLENPSIVKKVLLRDARLAPLEDVETGSSTSGHTPGSGPKSGAQADSPTDSSDQP from the coding sequence ATGTCCGCGAACGACGATCGCGATCCACTCTTTCGGTACGACGATCCGGTCTTTGCCGACGAACGGCTGCTGGAAATTACGCATCTTCCAGGGCCCGACCGGATCGTCGGACGTGACGAGCAGATGCAACGGGTCGCGGACGCGCTCAATCCCGCTATTTTCGGGAGCGAGCCGAATCACCTGTTCATCTTCGGCAAGACCGGGACCGGCAAGTCCCTTATTTCGCGGTCGGTGACGAAACGCGTTATCTCGGAGGCCGGCCGCGATGGGGTGACGGTGAAATACGCCTTCATCGACTGTGGCGAACAGAACACCGAGGCGTCAATCATCAAAACCATCGCCCAACTCGTCAACGAACCCGATCAGAGTGGGATCAACGTTCCCGACCGTGGCCTCGGGACCGGTGACTACTACAAGCGACTCTGGCAGGCCATCGACCGCTGTACCGACGTTACCATCGTTATTTTGGACGAGATCGACATGTTAGAGGACGATGAAGTCCTCAGGAAACTCTCACGAGCCGGCGAGAATCGGCGCATCTCCGACTCGAGTATCGGGATCATTGGTATCTCGAATAAGATCGACTTCCCGGATCATCTCTCCGAACGCGTCAAATCGAGTCTCTCGCGGGACGAACTCGTCTTCTCACCCTACGATGCGAACCAACTCGTCGAAATCCTCGAGAAGCGCCGCGATGCGTTCCACGATGGCGTACTCTCCGATGACGTGATCCCATTGACTGCAGCACTCGCCGCCCAGGAACACGGCGACGCCCGCAAGGCAATCGACATTCTGCGAAACGCGGGTCGAATCGCGAAGAAACAGACTGATACGCACGTCACTGCCGAGCACGTCCGCGATGCGAAAGAAAAGACCGAAGCCGATCGGTTCAACGAACTCATCGAGGGCTCGCCTCAGCAGGCGAAAGCGATTCTGTACTCACTGACGCTGCTGACTGAAAACAGCAGTCAGAAAGAGTTCCCGACGAAGATTATCTACAACCAGTACAAACAGATCGCCAAACAGCTCGATTTCGACGTGCTCTCAGAGCGCCGCGTGCAGGAAATCCTTCAGGAGCAGAACTTCCTTAACGTCATCCAATCCGAACGCGAGGGACGTGGACGCGGCCGCGGTGCCCACGCCAAACACCGACTGCTCGAGAATCCGTCAATCGTCAAGAAAGTGCTACTGCGCGATGCTCGATTGGCCCCACTCGAGGATGTCGAGACTGGGTCGTCCACATCCGGTCACACCCCAGGCTCTGGTCCCAAATCAGGCGCACAGGCCGACTCACCGACCGACTCGAGCGACCAGCCGTAA
- a CDS encoding RNA methyltransferase codes for MRDSNESTDDSLSDHSSQEPDPSTRTPPAVAVVDAQTPGNVGTIARAMKNFGFEELLLIDPPELDPDGEAYGFAGHAREDILPNATELTFEDLVSTYHTIGCTAVTNEDDNNHTRFPFSTPAALADRLATVDGQTALVFGREGVGLTNEELVQIDEICSIPASDEYPVLNLGQAATITLYELRTLALSSEDTQLPDLERVRAPEPTLERLYEQWDDLLVEINHPEEKREKAGRMLRRVYGRADLTAREANTLLGVLRRATERPADRDR; via the coding sequence ATGCGTGACAGCAACGAATCAACGGACGACTCGCTCTCCGATCACTCGAGCCAAGAACCTGATCCGTCCACGCGAACACCACCAGCCGTCGCCGTCGTCGACGCCCAGACGCCGGGAAATGTCGGGACGATCGCTCGAGCGATGAAGAACTTCGGGTTCGAAGAGCTCTTACTGATCGATCCGCCTGAACTCGATCCAGATGGCGAGGCCTACGGCTTTGCAGGCCACGCCCGCGAGGACATCCTTCCGAACGCGACCGAACTCACGTTCGAGGATCTCGTCTCAACGTATCATACGATCGGCTGTACTGCCGTGACGAACGAAGACGACAACAATCACACCCGGTTTCCGTTCTCGACGCCGGCAGCACTCGCAGATCGACTGGCCACGGTCGACGGACAGACGGCACTTGTCTTCGGCCGCGAAGGCGTCGGACTCACCAACGAAGAACTCGTCCAAATCGACGAAATCTGCTCGATTCCAGCCAGCGATGAGTATCCCGTCCTCAACCTCGGGCAGGCAGCCACGATCACGCTCTATGAACTGCGAACGCTGGCGCTGTCTTCCGAGGATACGCAACTGCCCGACCTCGAGCGCGTGCGTGCGCCCGAACCGACACTCGAGCGACTCTACGAGCAGTGGGACGACCTCTTAGTCGAGATCAACCATCCGGAGGAGAAACGCGAGAAGGCAGGTCGAATGCTGCGGCGGGTGTACGGCCGCGCCGACCTGACCGCACGCGAGGCGAACACGCTGCTTGGGGTCCTTCGACGAGCAACGGAGCGGCCAGCCGACCGCGACCGGTGA
- a CDS encoding sugar MFS transporter, with protein sequence MDRARWWTAALFLFVFGDAIAMQARGPILPSLEETFGVSEAALGLIAPAGTAGFVVAVVATGLLAGRLAMRRILVLSALGVVIALLVMAVSPLYAVFLIALLAQGAAAGAFRGIDRAVLSHLHSARRGRIYAAYALVWAVGAVLGPQLVSGVLVVADWRAVFVVIALCFLPTILIASRTELPSMDAERSLSRSALRELLQRRSVIGACVGIMLVGAIEGILFTWLVYYASSFYEPTTANLLLSVYLLAYMPARLGYTFLIDRVPSLLLVLATAIPTIPALAVAFSGQTGPILFVAVFVAGAGLSSGFPTLSAYAVEAAPEYSGPLNAVTNGSTYFGIAFAPAVVGVLAELYGIGRALWVTVGLAVALLGTIACTWLWTGSASAPTSEPSSS encoded by the coding sequence ATGGACCGCGCTCGATGGTGGACGGCAGCCCTGTTTCTATTCGTCTTTGGAGATGCGATTGCGATGCAGGCTCGAGGCCCGATTCTCCCCAGTCTCGAGGAGACGTTCGGTGTCTCGGAGGCTGCACTTGGGTTGATCGCGCCCGCAGGGACCGCCGGGTTTGTCGTTGCGGTCGTTGCAACAGGGTTGCTCGCCGGGAGACTGGCGATGCGTCGGATCCTCGTGCTATCCGCACTCGGCGTTGTCATCGCCTTGCTCGTGATGGCAGTGTCGCCACTGTATGCCGTCTTTCTGATCGCGTTACTCGCACAGGGGGCCGCGGCGGGAGCCTTTCGCGGCATCGACCGCGCAGTCTTGAGCCACCTCCATTCGGCACGGCGCGGCCGTATCTACGCCGCCTACGCACTCGTCTGGGCAGTCGGTGCAGTGCTCGGCCCGCAACTGGTCAGCGGCGTGCTCGTGGTCGCCGACTGGCGCGCTGTGTTTGTCGTGATCGCGCTCTGTTTCCTCCCGACGATTCTCATCGCGAGTCGAACCGAACTGCCATCGATGGACGCCGAACGCTCGCTCTCGCGGTCGGCGCTCCGCGAGTTGCTTCAGCGACGCTCGGTCATCGGTGCCTGCGTCGGCATCATGCTCGTCGGCGCAATCGAGGGCATCCTCTTCACCTGGCTCGTCTACTACGCGAGTAGCTTCTACGAACCCACGACCGCCAACTTACTCCTCTCAGTCTACTTGCTCGCGTACATGCCCGCTCGCCTCGGCTACACGTTCCTGATCGACCGCGTTCCTTCGCTGCTGTTGGTCCTCGCCACCGCCATTCCCACGATTCCAGCGCTCGCGGTCGCCTTCTCTGGCCAGACCGGTCCGATACTGTTTGTCGCCGTCTTCGTCGCCGGTGCCGGCCTCTCGAGTGGGTTTCCGACGCTGTCGGCCTACGCAGTCGAAGCCGCACCCGAGTACAGTGGCCCACTGAATGCGGTCACAAACGGCTCAACGTACTTCGGAATCGCGTTCGCGCCAGCAGTCGTCGGCGTCCTCGCAGAACTGTACGGCATTGGACGCGCACTGTGGGTGACAGTCGGGCTGGCAGTGGCGCTGCTCGGAACGATCGCCTGTACCTGGCTGTGGACTGGCTCGGCAAGCGCGCCAACGTCTGAGCCCTCGAGTTCGTGA
- a CDS encoding DMT family transporter: MRLFESLPDRYREAVLFSILALCWGSSFVAIEVGLEYVPPLLFAGGRYALAGVIVLAYAAVVTDQLWPSARGEWLAVAVAGIFVIALYHGLLYLGELYVSGAVAATVVSTAPILTVAFAGLLLPEERLAPAGVVGFVLGLVGVVAVVQPSGATLGGEMVVGVALVFASAIAFALGSVFLKPISSSLPLETLQAWAMLLGAGVLLGWAALRGESIAAVAVTPESLLSFAYLTLVSGVFAFLLYFELLERTGATQVNLVSYAEPAVAMAVSWAIMGYVVDSLTVLGLLTIIAGFVVVKRRALQALLRSTRVSRSTFVADIRDADHRSGARTDGGVTLESDAESTVDSEAPSTLEADTGPATSTSEPADD, translated from the coding sequence ATGAGACTCTTTGAATCTCTGCCAGACAGGTACCGCGAAGCGGTGCTCTTTTCGATCCTGGCACTCTGCTGGGGAAGTTCGTTTGTGGCCATTGAGGTCGGCCTCGAGTACGTGCCGCCGTTGTTGTTTGCAGGTGGGCGTTACGCACTTGCGGGTGTGATCGTCCTCGCCTACGCCGCAGTCGTAACCGATCAGCTCTGGCCGAGCGCTCGCGGGGAGTGGCTCGCGGTCGCCGTCGCCGGTATTTTCGTCATTGCACTCTATCACGGGCTGTTGTATCTCGGCGAACTCTACGTTTCCGGCGCGGTCGCGGCGACAGTGGTCAGCACAGCACCGATTCTCACGGTGGCGTTCGCCGGCCTACTGCTCCCAGAGGAGCGACTCGCCCCCGCCGGTGTCGTTGGCTTCGTGCTCGGATTAGTTGGCGTCGTCGCCGTCGTCCAGCCATCCGGCGCGACACTCGGCGGCGAGATGGTAGTCGGCGTTGCGCTCGTGTTCGCCTCGGCCATCGCGTTCGCCCTCGGGAGCGTGTTCCTCAAGCCGATCAGTTCCTCGCTGCCGCTCGAGACCCTGCAGGCCTGGGCGATGTTGCTCGGCGCTGGCGTGTTACTCGGCTGGGCAGCCCTGCGTGGCGAATCCATCGCGGCAGTCGCGGTGACGCCTGAGTCCCTGCTCTCGTTTGCCTACTTGACGCTTGTCTCCGGCGTGTTCGCCTTTCTGCTGTACTTCGAGTTGCTCGAGCGAACCGGTGCGACGCAGGTCAATCTCGTCAGTTACGCCGAGCCAGCGGTGGCGATGGCCGTCAGCTGGGCCATCATGGGGTACGTCGTGGACTCGCTGACCGTACTCGGTCTGCTGACAATCATTGCCGGCTTCGTCGTCGTCAAACGGCGGGCGCTACAGGCACTCTTGCGGTCGACTCGAGTAAGCCGATCGACGTTCGTGGCCGATATCCGTGACGCAGATCACAGGTCGGGAGCGCGGACCGACGGCGGCGTCACGCTCGAGTCTGACGCCGAGTCGACAGTCGACTCCGAGGCTCCGTCGACTCTCGAGGCCGACACCGGTCCCGCGACGAGCACGAGCGAGCCGGCGGACGACTAA
- a CDS encoding Lrp/AsnC family transcriptional regulator — protein MDERDVRLLKAISELETGSPEQLHDATGIPVSTIHYRLSNLRDQGIIENDRYEIDLEELGLGVTVLVEIHANYQGSYEEFADRLLTVEGVTNVYFTMGKTDFIVLARLSGSEMVERLIAEFEQLEGVERTDSTFVISAIEEREALQSYDLETLLEELVDD, from the coding sequence ATGGACGAGCGCGACGTTCGACTACTGAAAGCGATTTCCGAACTCGAGACGGGGAGTCCGGAGCAGTTACACGACGCGACCGGGATTCCCGTCTCGACGATCCACTATCGGCTGAGCAACCTCCGTGACCAGGGGATCATCGAGAACGACCGTTACGAGATTGACCTCGAGGAACTTGGCCTCGGCGTCACCGTACTGGTAGAGATCCACGCCAATTATCAGGGCTCCTACGAGGAGTTCGCGGATCGGCTCTTGACTGTTGAGGGCGTGACGAACGTCTACTTCACGATGGGAAAGACGGATTTCATCGTCCTCGCCCGTCTGAGCGGCAGCGAGATGGTTGAGCGCCTGATCGCCGAGTTCGAGCAACTCGAGGGCGTCGAGCGGACGGACTCAACGTTCGTAATCTCAGCAATCGAAGAACGGGAGGCACTCCAGAGCTACGACCTCGAGACGCTGCTCGAGGAGTTAGTCGACGACTGA
- the gatE gene encoding Glu-tRNA(Gln) amidotransferase subunit GatE: MSDTEYDYEDLGLVAGLEIHQQLDTATKLFCQCPTDLREPEEATRTFTRYLHPTRSELGEIDDAALEESKVDREFEYLAYDTTCLVEEDDEPPHELDEEALETALEVAQLMDMHPVDQANVMRKLVVDGSNTSGFQRSTLIATGGAIETSDGAVGIEDLLLEEESAQRVEETDEGVRYSLDRLGIPLVEIGTSPDISSPEQALEAAERIGMLLRSTGKVKRGLGTIRQDVNVSIAEGARVEIKGVQSLDDIDDIVRNEVARQAELVDIRDELGEREAAVSNPEDVTDVFEGTDSGVIQGALSSGGSVMGVRLEGFDGLVGREIAPDRRLGTEFSDHAKRHGAGGIFHTDELPAYGVTEDEVADLRDAVNADPEDAVAIVADETDIAEAAINAVVERAQTALEGVPEETRGANDDGTTRYLRPLPGAARMYPETDVPPVEPDPSEVPEPELLTEKVDRYQDEYDLGAGLAEQVAYGTHMPLFEDVVADGIDPTLAASTLESTLTELRRDDVPVKNVTETHLQGVLRMVEDGDLPNEGVGDLLTALADDPDRTAEEAADAEDLGGADDEEVREAIVEVVERNEGQVEEEGMQAFSGLMGECMGALRGKADGDLVSEVLREEIQKRA; encoded by the coding sequence ATGAGCGATACCGAGTACGATTACGAGGACCTCGGTCTCGTCGCCGGGCTGGAAATCCACCAGCAACTCGATACGGCGACGAAGCTGTTTTGTCAGTGTCCGACCGACCTGCGCGAACCGGAGGAAGCAACCCGCACGTTTACGCGCTACCTCCATCCCACACGCAGCGAACTCGGCGAGATCGACGATGCCGCCTTAGAAGAAAGCAAGGTCGACCGCGAGTTCGAGTACCTCGCCTACGACACCACCTGCCTCGTCGAAGAAGACGACGAACCACCCCACGAGTTAGACGAGGAGGCCTTAGAGACTGCTCTCGAGGTCGCCCAACTGATGGACATGCACCCGGTCGATCAGGCCAACGTCATGCGCAAACTCGTCGTCGACGGCTCGAACACGTCGGGCTTCCAGCGCTCGACGCTGATCGCCACCGGCGGCGCAATCGAGACGAGCGATGGCGCGGTCGGCATCGAGGACCTCCTGCTCGAGGAAGAAAGCGCCCAGCGCGTCGAAGAAACCGACGAGGGTGTCCGCTACAGTCTCGACCGCCTCGGCATCCCGCTGGTCGAAATCGGCACGAGTCCAGACATCTCGAGCCCCGAGCAGGCGCTCGAGGCAGCCGAGCGGATCGGCATGTTGCTGCGCTCGACGGGCAAGGTCAAACGCGGGCTGGGGACGATCCGCCAGGACGTCAACGTCTCCATCGCGGAGGGCGCACGCGTCGAGATCAAGGGTGTCCAGAGCCTCGACGATATCGACGACATCGTCCGCAACGAGGTTGCCCGGCAGGCCGAACTCGTCGACATTCGAGACGAACTGGGCGAACGCGAGGCAGCCGTCAGCAACCCCGAAGACGTTACCGACGTGTTCGAGGGAACCGACAGCGGCGTCATTCAGGGCGCGCTCAGTTCCGGTGGCAGCGTCATGGGCGTCCGACTCGAGGGCTTCGACGGCCTCGTCGGTCGCGAAATCGCCCCGGACCGTCGCCTCGGCACCGAGTTCTCTGATCACGCAAAGCGCCATGGCGCGGGCGGTATTTTCCATACCGACGAGTTGCCAGCCTACGGCGTCACCGAGGATGAGGTCGCAGACCTACGGGATGCAGTCAATGCGGATCCCGAAGACGCGGTTGCCATCGTCGCCGACGAGACCGACATTGCCGAGGCCGCCATCAACGCCGTCGTTGAGCGCGCACAGACCGCACTCGAGGGCGTCCCCGAAGAGACTCGCGGTGCGAACGACGACGGGACGACGCGCTACCTGCGGCCGCTGCCCGGTGCAGCGCGGATGTACCCCGAAACCGACGTACCGCCAGTCGAACCCGATCCGAGCGAGGTTCCCGAGCCGGAACTCTTGACCGAGAAGGTCGACCGCTATCAGGACGAGTACGACCTCGGCGCAGGACTGGCCGAGCAGGTCGCCTACGGCACGCACATGCCGCTGTTCGAAGACGTCGTTGCAGACGGCATCGACCCGACGCTTGCGGCGTCCACGCTCGAGTCGACGTTGACGGAACTTCGCCGGGATGACGTTCCCGTCAAGAACGTGACGGAAACGCACCTGCAGGGCGTTCTCCGGATGGTTGAGGACGGAGACCTGCCGAACGAGGGCGTTGGCGATCTCCTTACAGCACTGGCCGACGACCCCGACCGGACTGCCGAAGAGGCAGCCGATGCAGAGGACCTCGGCGGCGCTGACGATGAGGAAGTCCGCGAGGCAATCGTCGAGGTCGTCGAGCGCAACGAAGGCCAGGTCGAAGAGGAGGGAATGCAGGCGTTCTCCGGACTCATGGGCGAATGTATGGGTGCGCTGCGTGGGAAGGCGGACGGTGACCTCGTGAGCGAGGTTCTACGCGAAGAGATTCAGAAACGAGCCTGA